The sequence GTAGTGATCGCCGCTCATTCTAACCGAACTTGGCACTCGAACATTCCGAGTGCCAACACGTGGCGTCCGGAATTCTCTTGGTCATCCGGCGGTAAGGGCGAAGTCATGAAACAGTAATCCCGCAACATCGTCCTCAGAACATCGGAGACACTACGGGAATGATGAGATGACCGACTTCCTCAGCTCTGTGAACGACTACATCTGGAGCAACGCCCTGGTCTACCTGTGCCTGGCGGCAGGTGTGTACTTCTCCATCCGTACCCGTTTCGTCCAGGTACGTCAGATCGGCGAGATGGTCCGACTGATGTTCAGAGGCGAGAAGTCCCCGTCGGGCGTCTCGTCCTTCCAGGCACTCACCATGTCGTTGGCCGGCCGCGTCGGCACCGGCAACATCGCCGGCGTCGCCACCGCCATCGCGTTCGGCGGACCGGGTGCCCTGTTCTGGATGTGGGCCGTAGCCTTCCTCGGTGCCTCCACCTCCTTTGTCGAGTGCACGTTGGGGCAGATCTACAAGACCCGCGACAAACTCACCGGGGAGTACCGCGGAGGTCCGGCGTACTACCTGAGCCGAGCACTCGCCCACACCAGGGCAGCTCCCCTGTTCAAGGCGTACGGCCTCGTCTTCGCGGCCGTCACCGTTCTCGCGTGCGGTCTGCTGCTCCCGAGCGTGCAGTCGAACTCCATGGCGTCGGCGATGAGCGGGGCCTGGGGCGTCTCCAAGTGGGTCGTCGCGGTCGGGACCGTGATCCTGCTCGCGTTCGTGATCGTGGGCGGGGTCAAGCGCATCGCCGCCTTCGCCTCGATCGTCGTCCCGTTCATGGCCGTGGTCTACATCCTCGTCGCGCTGGTGATCGTGCTGATGAATGCATCGCAGGTGCCGGAGATCATCCGGATGGTCTTCGCCAGCGCCTTCGGGGTCGACTCCGCCTTCGGAGCGATCATCGGGTCGGCGGTCATGTGGGGCGTCAAACGCGGCATCTATTCGAATGAGGCGGGCCAGGGTACCGGCCCGCATGCGGCGGCCGCGGCCGAGGTCTCACACCCGGCCAAGCAGGGCCTCGTCCAGGCATTCGCGGTCTACGTGGACACCCTGTTCGTCTGCACGGCGACCGGATTCCTGATTCTCTCCACCGGCGCATACCGCGTGTTCGAGGGGAGTCGGAGTCGGGCGCGATCATCGCGGAAGGCGGTTCGCTTCCCACCGATGCCGAAGTCGGCCCCACCTTCGTCCAGACGGGCTTCGACACCCTGTGGAGCGGTGCCGGATCCACCTTCGTGGCGATCTCGCTGGCGTTCTTCTGCATCACCACCATCATCGCCTACTACTACATGGCCGAGACCAATCTGCGGTTCCTCCTGGGCAACGCCGCGACGCTCTACATCCGGCCGTTGCGCAGCACCCTCGGCGCGAACCTGACGATGTTGTTGCAGGCCCTCATCCTGGTATCGGTCGTCATCGGTGCCGTCTCGACCGCCACCGAGGCCTGGACGCTGGGTGACATCGGCGTCGGTCTGATGGCCTGGCTCAACATCATCGGCATCATCATCTTGCAGCAGCCGGCATTCCGGGCGCTCCGGGACTACGAACGCCAGCAGAAGGCGGGCCGCGACCCGACTTTCGACCCGACGACACTCGGCATCGTCGGAGCGACGTTCTGGGAGACCTATGACCCCCGGACGCCGAGATATCAGGAAGAACCACTGTCCTCCTGAAACCTTGACGACAAACCCAGGGCGCCCCACTCTCGTGGGGCGCCCTGGTCGTCGCTTCACTCGATGACGTCGAAATCGCGGTCCGGGACGTCGTCGCGATTCATGTCCGGAGTACGCACCTTGCGCGCGTCCCACCGCAACAGAAGAGCACCGAGCACCGCTGCCACCACGCTGCCGACCAGGATGGCGACCTTTGCCGCCGACGCGTGGTCGTCGGAACCCTGATGGAAAGAGAGTTCCGAGATCAGCAGCGCCACGGTGAAGCCGACACCGGTCAGCATGCCCACCGGTAGCAGGTCGCGCACGCCGACGGCATCCGGCAACCGTAGCGGAGTGAACCGCGTCATCAACGCGGTCGCGCCCATCACCCCGACCACCTTGCCGACCACGAGGCCGAGGAAGATTCCGATCGACACCGGCTGCACGATCGCACTGTCGCCGCCGACCACAGCGACCCCGGCCGACAGGAATGCGAAGATCGGCAGCGCCACCGCCGACGACACCGGACGGACCGCGACCTCGAACTGGTGTGTACGAGAGCTCGATTCGCCGTGGATGAGCAGAGCTGGGACGGTGAACCCCAACAGGACGCCGGCGACCGTCGCGTGGACGCCCGAGGCGTGCATCAACGCCCAGGCAACCACAGCGAGGGCGATCAGGACGAGGGTGGCGGGCGTTCGCCACCGGGGGCGACGCAACCGCACCAGCACGCCGAAGACGGCGATCACCGCGATCGCCGCGCCGAACATAGCGAAATCGATTGTCTCCGTGTAGAACGTCGCGATCACCGTGATGCCGAGGAGATCGTCGACGACAGCCAAGGTCAGCAAGAAGGTCCGCAATGCCAGCGGTAGCCCACGCCCGAAGATGGCCAGCACCGCCAGCGCGAAAGCGATGTCGGTGGCGGTCGGGATGGCCCACCCGCGCAACGCTTCTGAATCGAACGTGCCGACCACGACCACGAAGCACAGGGCCGGTACCACCATTCCCCCGACGGCGGCGACGATGGGGACGCCGGCCAGTCGGAGATCACGCAGGCTGCCGGCCACGAACTCTTGTTTGAGTTCCACGCCGACGATGAAGAAGAAGATGGCCAGCAGGCCGTCGGCCGCCCACTCCGCCACCGAGAGATGTAGGTGCAGTGACTCTGGCCCGAACTCGAAGGCTGTCAGCGATTCGTACGCATCCCGCCACGGCGAGTTCGCCCAGACCACCGCGACCACCGCCGCCACGAGCAGCAGCACACCGCTGGTGGTGTCGAGCGAGACCCACCGCTGGAATCGCACTCGCCGCGAACTCGTTTGCCCGCGAGTAGCGGTGGCGACGCCGGATGCGGCTTCCGCGGCGCCTGGCGGGTTGCGATCATGCTCCGGTACGGACATCAAACCTCCTGGTCAATGAGCGATCTAGGACGATCACCCACGTTCACATCTCCGCCGGCACCCGACGGAGGCCGACCAGACTTCCCGGCTCACCTCCACGTGATTCTTCCCGATAGACCGATCTGGGGCCAATCGGCGCCAGATTGTGCACAGCCTCTCCACGGACCACGTTGTCCCCAGATGCGTCTCGGCGGGTCATCTGCGCTGGTATGACCGCTACCGTCGCCGACCATGCAACCGATCTCCCACGACCGCCTGTCTCCGCGCCTCGTCGACCGCGTCCGGCACGCGATGCGTCCGGGCTGGGCGAGGTCGGTCATGATCCGCCGCAGCGCGGCAGTACTCCTGGTGCTCGCGGCGGTCGTGCTGACCCTGTTCGGACATCGCGGCGCCGAGATGCGTGCGGTGGTGGTCGCGGCGCGCGACCTCGCGCCAGGTCAGACCATCATGGCCACCGACCTCACCGTTCGCGAGGTCCCCGGCGGCCTCATCCCGAAAGGCACCTTGCGCCTCAGCGCCGACGGCGTCGGTCGCACCGCGGTCGGACCGATCGGCGAAGGCGAGATCATCACCGACTCGCGGCTCCTGTCCCCTCGACTACCCACCCAGCTCGTCGGCGACAAGGATGCCCGCCTCGTTCCGGTGCGGTTGTCGGACGAGTCCGTGGCCACCCTCCTGCGGACCGGCGACGTGGTCGACGTGTTGAGGGCGTCGGCGGACGATGCCGATGCGGCAGTGCTCGCCCGCGCGGCGGTGGTTGCGCTGACCTCGGACGAACAGGTCGGCGGGGTCTTGTCCGGCGGCCCGCGCGCGGGCCGGCCGGTGTTGCTCGCGATGGACGAACGGGCTGCGCATCGCGTCGCCGCGGCCGCGCTCGACGCTCCGATCACCGTCGTCGTGCATTGATCAATTGTCCCCATCGGCACGCTACATACCGCAAAACAGTGCAACGGTCGTTTACGATCCTGGATAGGGTTCGGCGAGTTCGGTACCGACGTGCCGTATCGATCGGTTTTCGGCGAAAGCGCAACCCTGCCGACGCGAATACCCGACCAAGAGCGGAAAACCGAAAAACGAGAGGACCGCACACCGTGCTCAAGGGATTCAAGGAGTTCATACTCAAGGGCAACGTCGTCGAGTTGGCCACCGCGGTCATCATCGGTGGCGCGTTCACGGCGATCGTCACCGCGTTCACCAACAGCATCATCCAGCCACTGCTCAACTCGATTCCGAGCGGTAGCAATCCGACCAAGGGCCTGGGTTTCCAGATCACCGACAACCCTTCGACCTTCGTCGATCTCGGTGCCCTCATCACCGCGATCATCAACTTCCTGATCATCGCCGCGGTGGTGTACTTCCTGATCGTGGTGCCGTACAACAAGCTCGCCGAACTCGGCGGTTACGGCAAGAAGAGCGAGGTCTCGGAGGTGTCGCTGCTCAGCGAGATCCGCGACCTCCTCGATCCCGAAGGCACGTCGAAGGCGAAGAACGCCGCAGAGTCCGAACTGCCCGATCACCTGCAGGATCCGGCAGGGCCTCCCGGAAACGCCGGCGCCACCCAGCGACTGTCCACGCCACCGCCCGCGGAGGCGCCTGCACCGACCCAGCAGGCGCCCACATCGCCTCCGCCAGGAGCGAATCCGCCCT is a genomic window of Gordonia sp. SID5947 containing:
- the nhaA gene encoding Na+/H+ antiporter NhaA, producing the protein MSVPEHDRNPPGAAEAASGVATATRGQTSSRRVRFQRWVSLDTTSGVLLLVAAVVAVVWANSPWRDAYESLTAFEFGPESLHLHLSVAEWAADGLLAIFFFIVGVELKQEFVAGSLRDLRLAGVPIVAAVGGMVVPALCFVVVVGTFDSEALRGWAIPTATDIAFALAVLAIFGRGLPLALRTFLLTLAVVDDLLGITVIATFYTETIDFAMFGAAIAVIAVFGVLVRLRRPRWRTPATLVLIALAVVAWALMHASGVHATVAGVLLGFTVPALLIHGESSSRTHQFEVAVRPVSSAVALPIFAFLSAGVAVVGGDSAIVQPVSIGIFLGLVVGKVVGVMGATALMTRFTPLRLPDAVGVRDLLPVGMLTGVGFTVALLISELSFHQGSDDHASAAKVAILVGSVVAAVLGALLLRWDARKVRTPDMNRDDVPDRDFDVIE
- a CDS encoding SAF domain-containing protein; the protein is MQPISHDRLSPRLVDRVRHAMRPGWARSVMIRRSAAVLLVLAAVVLTLFGHRGAEMRAVVVAARDLAPGQTIMATDLTVREVPGGLIPKGTLRLSADGVGRTAVGPIGEGEIITDSRLLSPRLPTQLVGDKDARLVPVRLSDESVATLLRTGDVVDVLRASADDADAAVLARAAVVALTSDEQVGGVLSGGPRAGRPVLLAMDERAAHRVAAAALDAPITVVVH
- the mscL gene encoding large conductance mechanosensitive channel protein MscL, with amino-acid sequence MLKGFKEFILKGNVVELATAVIIGGAFTAIVTAFTNSIIQPLLNSIPSGSNPTKGLGFQITDNPSTFVDLGALITAIINFLIIAAVVYFLIVVPYNKLAELGGYGKKSEVSEVSLLSEIRDLLDPEGTSKAKNAAESELPDHLQDPAGPPGNAGATQRLSTPPPAEAPAPTQQAPTSPPPGANPPYPTPQPAPGNYPPPGAYPPANYPPQGGHPGQTQFPGEYPPPDAPGRHSR